GCCGAGGTCGTGCAGCACGCTGCCGATGAACAGCAGTTCGCGGTCGTAGCGGGCGCCGGCGCGTTCCAGCAGCAGGACGCCGAAGTGGTAGGACCGCATGACGTGGTTGAACAGGACCGCCGAGGATTCGTCCCGGGCGAACCGCATCGCCTGGCGGGCCAGGGCCGTGTCCGGGAGCCGGAGCCCGGTGGCGGGGTGGCGGGCCTTGGGGGCCGAGGCCGCGGCGGTACCGCCCCGCGTCGCCGCGGCCGTGCCGAGCACGCCCGCTCCGACCGCGAGGCGTGCGCCCGACTCCAGCAGCGCCCGCCGTCCGATGTGCCCGCCGGTGTCCGGCCGGATTCCCACGCCGTCTTCGGCGGAAGTGTCGTCCATGCCCCGATGCTATGGACGGTGGCAGCGGCCAGGGGAGTGGCTGGATCGCCACGTGGCGACGGATTCGCGCCACGGCGACGGGGACGCTCAGGACCGGGACGAGCAGGGTTCGAGGAGCAGGTCGGTGACGTCGCGGCGCGGGGTGGCCGGGACGTGGGTCCCGTAGCCGATGCGGAGGACGGTCTGGGGTGTGAGGTGTCCGCCGAGTGCGCGGCGGAGTCGGTGGCGCAGGTGGGGGACTTCGGTGGGTTGGGAGAGGAAGGAGGCGGACAGGCCGAGGGTGGTGGCGGTGAGCAGGACTCGTTGGAGCGCCTGGCCGGCGTGCAGGTCGTGCAGCGGCCCGTCGTGGAAGGAGCACAGGACGGTGAGGAGGGGGTCGGGCTCGTAGTCCTTGCCGGGGGTGCGCGGGGTGGCGTGGAAGTCGCGCAGCGCCCATTCGTCCTGTGGTTCGGGGCGGATGCCGGCGGAGGCCGGGGGGATGCCGTCGGTGGTGCGGGGGCCGGTGCGGGCGGTGAGTTCGGCGCGGATGGCGGGGTCGCGGGCCTGGAGCCGGTGGGCTTCGGCGACGAGGCCCTGGAGGTGGGCGCGTTCGGCGCGGTCGGTGACGACGTGCAGCCAGGAGCGTTCGCGTTCGGCGGCGCGGACGAGGGCGTGGCGGTGCGCGACGGGGACCGGTGCGTGGTGGAAGGGCTTGCGGTTGGAGCGGCGCCGGGGCACGGCGCGGATGAGTGCGCGCGTCTCGTCGTCGACGTCGCGGTGTCCGCCCCAGCGGACGACGGCCAGCGCGCCGGGGGCGTCGGCTCCCGGGAGCAGGGTGACGAGGGGGCGGATGCCGCGGGCGCGCAGGCCCAGGCGGAGGTTGAACAGGGCGGCGCCGCAGGCCAGGCGCAGTTCGCGCTGGTCGGGGTCGGTCGCGGGCAGCGCGCGTTCGAGGTCCGGGTGCAGTTCGATGCGGTCGTGGTGCAGGCGGAACCGCCAGGGTTGGGTGTTGTGCACGGACGGCGCCGCCGCCGCCGTGCGCAGCACGCCTTCGACCTCGTCCGGTGTCAGTCCGAAGACCTCGTCCATCACGTTCACCCCAACCACATCACCCGATCGAACCAACACCTCCACTGTCCGGACCGTGAACCGGACGGCACACGGACGAAAGGCCTCAATCGGCAGGGACGTCGGGGCGGGCTGTCGCGGCACGAGGTGATGACCCCGACACGGTCGTGACCCCCTTGGCCACCGTGCCCGTGTCGTGGAATCTTGTGGCCATGGTCGATTCGAACCACGAACTGCCGCACCGCCTGCTCGGCGGCCTGCGCTTGGACGAGCTGCTCGACGAGATGCGCGAGCGGTTGACGGAGATCGGGTCGACCCGGGACAAGATGCAGGGCCTGCTGGACGCGGTGCTGGCGGTCGGTGCCGGGGTGGAGCTGGACTCGACGTTGCAGCGGATCGTGCAGGCGGCGGTCGGGCTGGTGGGTGCCCGCTACGGCGCGCTGGGGGTGCTGGGCACCCGCGAGAACCTGTCGGAGTTCGTCTACGTCGGCATCGACCCGGAGGCCCGGTCGCGGATGGGGCACCTGCCGGAGGGCAAGGGCCTGCTCGGACTGCTGATCAAGGACCCGCGGGCGATCCGGCTGCACGACCTCTCCGAGCACCCGGCGTCGGTGGGCTTCCCCGCCAACCACCCGCCGATGCACAGCTTCCTGGGCGTGCCGGTGCGGGTCCGCGACGAGGTGTTCGGCAACCTCTACATGACCGAGAAGATCGACGGTGGGGATTTCACCGCCGACGACGAGGTGGTGCTGACCGCGCTGGCCGCGGCGGCGGGCGTGGCGGTGGAGAACGCCCGCCTGTTCGAGCGGACGCGGTTGCGCGAGCGGTGGCTGGAGGCCACCGCCGAGGTCAACTCCGAGCTGCTCGGCGGCGCGTCGAGGGACGACGCGCTGCGCCTGATCGCCCAGCGCATCCGCGAGCTGTCACAGGCGACGACGTCGCTGATCGTGCTGGTCGAGGACGGGCCGCAGCAGCGGCTGAAGGTCGCGGCCGGGGTGGGTGACCAGGTCGCGGGACTGGTCGGCGGGCCGTTCCCGGGGACGGGGACGTTCCTGGAGCAGGTGCTGAGCACGGCCGCGCCGATGCTCATCGACGACCTGGAAGGCACGCTGGGGGAGGTGACCGCCGACGTCGGCCCCGGCGTGGCGGTGCCGCTGCGGACGGGGGCGGCCGTGACCGGTGTGCTGCTGGTCGCGCGGGACAAGGGCGGCGCGCGGTTCGGCGCGGACCAGGTGCCGCTCCTGGCGTCCTTCGCGGACCAGGCGGCGGTGGCGCTGGAGTTCGCCGAGAACCAGCGGGCACGACGCCTGGTCGACCTGCTGGAGGACCGCGACCGCATCGCCCGCGACCTGCACGACCACGTCATCCAACGCCTCTTCGCCACCGGCATGAGCCTGCAGGGCGCCGTGGGCTCGATCCGCGAACCGCGGGCGCGCGAACGCGTGCAGAAGGCCGTGGTCCAGCTGGACGAGACGGTGCTGGAGATCCGCACCTCGATCTTCGACCTCCAGGCCGCGGAGGACGTCCCCGGTGTGCGCCGGCGCCTGTTGGACCTGGTCGCGGAGTTGACCGAGGACGTCGCGGTCACCCCGACGGTGCGGATGAGCGGGACGGTGGACAACTCGGTGCCCGACCACGTCGCCGAGCACGCCGAGGCGGTCGTGCGCGAGGCGGTGAGCAACGTGGTGCGCCACGCCCGCGCGGCGGGGTTCGTCCTCACCGTCGAGGCGGGTGACCACCTCACCATCAGCGTCGTCGACGACGGGGTCGGGATGCCCGAGCAGGTGGCGCGCAGCGGTCTGCGCAACCTCGAACAGCGCGCCGTGGACCTGGGCGGCACGTGCACGGCCGTCGCCGAACCCGGCGGCGGCACCCGTCTGACCTGGCGGGTGCCGCTGTAGTCGTCGGCGGGTCACTCCTCGTTCGAGGGGGCGGGTTTGCGCAGCCTGGTGGCGAGCACGGCGGCCTGGGTGCGGCGTTCGAGGCCGAGTTTGGCGAGGAGGTGGGAGACGTAGTTCTTGACGGTCTTCTCGGCGAGGAACATCTTCTCGGCGATCTGCTTGTTGGTGAGGCCTTCGCCGATGTGGTCGAACACGGTGCGTTCCTGCTCGGTGAGCGAGCGGGTGGGGTCGCCCTGGTCGCGTTCGCGGCGGATGCGGTCCAGCAGGGCGGCGGTGGAGCGGGCGTCGAGCAGTGACCCGCCGGCGGCGACGGTGCGCACGGCGTTCTGCAGGTCGTGGCCCACGATGCGCTTGAGGACGAACCCGGAGGCGCCGGCCATGATGGCGTCGAAGAGGGCTTCGTCGTCGGTGAACGAGGTCAGCATCAGGCACTTGAGCTCCGGCAGCCGGGAGCGCAGTTCGCGGCACAGCTCGATGCCGTTGCCGTCGGGCAGTCGCACGTCGAGCACGGCGACGTCCGCGCCGCTGCCCGGCACCCGCGCCAACGCCTCGGCCACCGACCCGGCCTCGCCGACCACCTCCAGGTCGTCGTCGCTGTTGAGCAGCTCACGGACACCGACCCGGACGACCTCGTGGTCGTCCACCAAGAACACGCGCGCCACCACTTCGATCCTTTCCTCCGCCTGCTTCCAGGGTCCCCGGACGAGAGCACCCGACACAGGGTCCAAAGACCCTGCCGCGACGCGCTCAAGGTCCCGCGCCGCCGGTCCGCTCGCGCAGCCCGCCACTCCCGGGGTCCCTGGTCGATGGGGACCAACGACCGCGTCGCGAAACCGGGCGGCTGCCTAGCGTCGGTGGTGGAGGAGGTGCGCCATGAGGGCTCACGACATCATGACCAGCCCCGTCATCACCGTGACGGCGGACGTGCCGATCCGCGAGGCGGCGGCACTGGCGGTTTGTCACGGCTTCACCGCGCTGCCCGTCGTCGACGGCGGTCGGCTGGTCGCCATCGTCACCGAAGCCGACCTGCTGCGCGGCCGGTTCGCCGCCGACGGGTCCGCCGACGCGCCCGTGCGGGAGGTGATGAGCACCCCGGTCTACGGGATGGACCCCGACGCGCCCGCCGCGCTCCTGGCGCGTGCGATGGTCGAGCACGGGGTCCGCTGCGTCCCGATCGTGGAGGACGCGCGCCTGGTCGGCGTGGTGACCCGCCGCGACCTGGTGCGCGCCCTGGCCCGCACCGACGACGCGATCGCCGCCGACGTGCGCGAGCGCCTGGACGCCTACGGCGGGCCCGGCAGCTGGTCGGTGTCCGTGCACGACGGCCGGGTCGTCCTGCGCTCGCCGTTCGTCGACGAGCGGTCCTCGCGGGTCGTCGCGGCGCTGGCGGAAGCCGTGCCCGGCGTGATGACCGCCCTGGTGACATCGGAGCCGGAGGTGAGCCTGTGACGAGTGCCCCGGTCGTGGTCGGCGCGGCCTGCTCGCCGGTCGGCGAGCAGGCCGTCACCTCGCGGAGGCGTCCCCGCGCGGCGCCCCGCCGCCCGCGGTGATCGCGTGGACGAGCGGCGGCGGGTCCTCGCCGACCGCGTTCACCCGCGGCGGGCCGTCCTGCGGACCAAGCCGAGCCGGAGCCGCTTCCGGGCCATGTGGAGCAGGCCCTGCACCAGGGCCAGCACGCACCCGACCGCCGCCCACAGGAACGTCACCTCCGCCACCCCCGTGGCGACCGCGCGCCGCCGCGCCTTCACCGACGTGCCCATGCCGACCTCCTTCGAACGTCCCCGCCGTGCCTGACCGTGCTCGGGCGTGCGAGCCGCCGACCCGCACCGGCGGGGTTCGCGGCCGGCCACCCGCGGAGCGGGCGGCACGACCACGACCGGGCAAGGCGCGTGCCGCAGGCAGCGCGCCGCGACACCGCCCGGCAGCGCCTCGGCCGGGTGGTGCCGCCGGCTGCCGATGACGAGCAGGTCCGCCTGCCGGGCGGCTCGCAGGAGCACCGCGTCGGTGTCGCCGACCACCGTCGCCTCGCTGACCGGTGGCGCGCCGGGCACCGAGGCGCGGACGTCTTCCACGACCGCGTGCAGTTCACGTGCCGGGTGTCGGCGACGGTGGTCGCCGGCGTGCGGGTGCACGCCCGTCGCGGTGGCGGCCGCGGACTCCGGCTCGTGCAGCCACGCCATCGTCGCCTCGACGGCCTCGCCCGTGCGCGCCGCCCGCGTCAACGTCCAGCGCAGCGCCTCGCGGCTCGGGGCCGACCCGTCCACACCCACCACGATCACGGCGTCCTCCGATCCTCGCCCCCAGCGTGCGGCGGCACCGGGGCGAAGGGCAGGGGCCAACGTCACCGGCGCGGCAGGACCATCAGCACTGACCGGGGTGGTGCGAGGAGCGGACCGTGCGAGGCATGAACACCGCAGATGTGATGACGCGCCCCGTCCACACGGTCGAACCCACCGCCACCGTGCGCGCCGCCTGCGCGCTGCTGGTCGACCACGGCTTCTCCGCCCTGCCCGTCGTCGGGCCCGGCGGCGTGCTGGTCGGCATCGTCTCCGGCTCGGACCTCCTGGTGGCGAACCTGGAGCGAGGGGCCGCCACGGTCGCCCAGGTCATGACCGACTCCGTGATCAGCGCGCCGCTCACCGCCACCCTCAGCGAGCTGGCGAGCGCGATGCTGGGCCACCGGCTCCACTGCCTGCCGGTGGTCGACGCGAGGGGGCGCGTGGTGGGCGTGGTCGGCCGGGGCGACCTGCTGCGCGTGCTGACCCCCGACGACGACGTCCTGGCCGGCCGCGTCAACCGGCTGTTGACCGCCTACAGCCGCACTTCCCGGTGGAGCGCCGAGGTGGCGGGCGGGAACGTGGTGGTCGCCGGGCCGTTCGCCGACGAGGCCGAGCGCCGGGTCGTGACCGCCCTCGTGCGCACGATCCCCGGGGTGACCGGTGTGGAGCTGCGACCGGTCGTCACGACCGATCGCACCGACTGACCGCCCGGCCGGTCCCGGCGGTTCAGGGCCCAAAGTCCCGACCGGCGGGTGACCGCCGCACCTGACCCCGGTCGTCGCCGCTCGGAAAGCTTGAGGTGAGCACCCGAGGAGGAGTGATGGACGACAGGATCGTGGTGGGCGTGGACGGATCGCCTTCCAGCCTGACCGCGCTGCGGTGGGCTGTCGACGAGGCGAAGTTGCGCGGTGCGGTGGTCGAGGCCGTCCTGGCCTGGCACGTGGAGTACAGCATGGTCATCGGGCCGATGTCCGCCGCCGTGGCCGCCGGGATGGACCGGGACACGCTGCGCGAGGACAGCCGGGCCCTGCTGGAGGAGCTCGTCGGCGGGACCGGTGGCGACGTCCGCGCGGTCCTGGCCGAGGGCGACGCCCGTGACGTGCTGGTCCGGGCGTCGCGGGACGCGGCGCTCCTCGTGGTCGGCAGCCGGGGCGCGGGTCCGATCCGCGGGGTCCTGCTGGGCTCGGTCAGCTCCTACTGCGCGCACCACGCGCACTGCCCGGTGGTCGTCATCCGCGAGCCGGGGCGCACGGCGCCGTCCGAGCCGGTGGAGCACAAACCGGTCATCACCCCCGGGCCGCTGCTGTGACCGCGCCCCCGGTCGACCGCGCGCTGCTGGCGGACGGGTCGGTGGTGGCGCTGCGCGAGCTGGGCCCGGCGGACGCCGACGCCCTGCTCGCACTGCACCGCGGCCTGTCCCCGGACGACCGCTACCTGCGGTTCTTCGGCGCTTCGCCCCGACTCCTGGAGGACTTCGTCGCCCGCCTCACCTCGCCCGACCAACCCGGGCACGTCGTGCTCGGCGCGTTCGTCGCCGAGGTGCTGGTCGGCGCGGCGAGCTACGCCCTGCTCGACGGCGACACCGCGGAGGTGGCGCTGGTCGTCGCCCACGACCGGCAGTCGCACGGCGTGGGCACGCTGATGCTGGAGCACCTGGTGTCGCTGGCCAGGGCGCGCGGTGTGCGGCGCTTCCGCGCCGACGTGCTGACCGCCAACGCGAAGATGCTGCGCGTGTTCGCCGACCTCGGCCTGACGTGGACGTCCACGGCGGAGTACGGCGAGGTGCGCGTCGACCTCGGCCTCGACCCCGGTGAGCGCTACCTGGAAGCGGTCGCCGACCGCGAGCTGGCCGCCGACGTGGCGAGCCTGCGCGCCGTGCTCGCGCCGTCCTCGGTCGTGGTGGTGGGCGCGGGCCGCAAGCGCTCCTCGGTCGGCAACGCCGTGCTGTACAACCTCGTCTTCGGCGGCTACCCGGGGACGCTGTACGCCGTCAACCCGCACACCGACCAGGTGCTGGGTGTCGCCTCCCACCGCTCGGTGGCCGACCTGCCGCAGGCGCCGGACCTGGCGGTCGTGTGCGTGCCCGCCGCCGCCGTGCCGCAGGTCGCCGAGGACTGCGGTCGACGCGGGGTGAGGGCACTGGTCGTGATCACCTCGGGAGTGGACCGGGACCTGCTGCTCGACGTGGTGCGGCGACACGGCATGCGCCTGGTCGGCCCCAACTGCGTCGGCGTGTCCGGCACCGATCCCGACGTCCGGATGAACGCCACCTTCATGGCCGGCCGCCTCACCGCGGGCGACATCGGCGTGGTCACCCAGTCCGGTGGCGTCGCGATCGCCGTGGTCGAACGGCTGCGCGCGCTCGGCCTGGGCACCACCGAACTGGTGTCGACCGGCGACAAGTACGACGTGAGCGGCAACGACCTGCTGCTGTGGTGGGAGCGCGACGAGCGCACCCGCGCCGTGGTGCTGTACCTGGAATCGTTCGGCAACCCGCGCAAGTTCTCCCGGCTGGCCCGTCGGGTCGCCGCGCGCAAGCCGGTGCTGGCCGTGCGCGCCGCGAGCAGCGAGGCCGGGCAGCGCGCCGCCGCCTCCCACACCGCCTCCACCGCCACCCCGGCCGTCACCCGCGACGCGCTGTTCCGGCAGGCCGGCGTGACCGCCGTGGACGGTGTCGCGGAACTGGTCGAGGTGCTGGCCGCGCTGCACGCCACGCCGCTGCCGGCCGGCCGCCGGGTCGCCGTGCTGTCCAACGCGGGCGGGCTGGGTGTGCTCGCCGCCGACGCCTGCGCCCGCCACGGCCTGACCATCGCCGACCTGGGGGTCGACACCGTGGACGCGGTGCGGGCACTGCTGCCCGGTACCGCCAGTGCGCACAACCCGGTCGACACCACGGCCGCCGTGGACGAGCGCACGTTCGGCCACTGCCTGGACCTGGTGGCGGCCGACCCCGCCGTGGACGCGGTCATCGCGGTCACCGTGCCCACCGCCGTGGCCGACCCCGCCGGCGGTGTGCACCGCACCGCCAAGACCGTGCTGGCGGTGAGCGGCGACCAGGACGCCTCGGTCTCGCTCACCGCGGACGGCATCGCCGTCTACGCCGACCCCGCGCGGGCCGCCACCGCGCTGGCCGCGCTGGCCGAGCGCGGCGAGTGGCTGCGCCGACCCGCGCCGGAGCTCCCGGAGCCGTCCGGCGCGGACCTGGCCGAGGCCCGCGCGGTCATCGCCGGCCAGGAGGGGTGGCTGTCGCCCGACCGGGTGGTCCGGCTGCTCACGGCGTTCGGGCTGCCGGTGCTCGGCGGCGCGCTCGTCCGGGACGCCGGGTCGGCGGTCGCCGCCCAGCGGTCCTTCGACGCGCCCGTGGCGCTCAAGGCCGTGGCCGACGACCTGCTGCACAAGAGCGAGGGCGGCGGGGTCCTGCTCGACCTCGCCGGGGAGGACGCGGTGACCCGCGGTTTCGAGGCGCTGCGCGACCGGTTCGGCGACCGCCTGACCGGCGTGTTCGTCCAGCCGATGGCCCGGCGAGGGCGCGAGCTGCTCGTCGGCGTGGTCACCGATCCGCAGTTCGGGCCGCTGGTGGTGACCGGTCTCGGCGGCGTCGACACCGACCTGCTCGACGACCGCGCCGCCGCGCTGGCCCCGCTGTCGGAAGCCGACCTGGACGACCTGCTGCACGGCTTCCGCGCCGCGCCCAAGGTGTTCCGCGACCACGACGAGGCGGTCGTGCGCGACGTGCTGCGCCGCGTGTTGCGCCTGGCCGAGCTGCTGCCCGAGGTCGCCGAACTCGACCTCAACCCCCTGGTCCTCACCGAGGACGACGTGATCGCCGTGGACGCGCGCGTGCACGTGGCGCCCGCCGAACCGGTGGACCCGTTCCTGCGCAGGCTGCGCGACCCGAGGAGGACGCCATGAGCAACGCCACGAAGACCGCGCAGGTCTCGGTCGCCTTCGCGGGCGGCGAGGAGTACGTCGTCGCGATGCGCGGCCACCTGGTGCCCACCGACCAGCCGCCGGCCGACGGGGGCGCCGACGCCGGGCCCAGCCCGGTCGAGCTGCTGGTCGGGTCGATGGCGACGTGCACCGCCTTCTACGCGGGCCGGTTCCTCGACCGCCACGGGCTGCCCCGCGCAGGCCTGCGCGTGACCGCCGACTACCGGATGGGCGCCGACCCCCAGCGACGCGTCACCGACGTGCGGTTGGACGTCACCGTGCCCGCCGGACTGCCCGAGAGCCGCAAGACCGCCCTGCTGGCCGTCCTCCAGCACTGCACCGTGCACAACACCCTCCGGCACCCGCCGGAGATCATCATCGAACTCGACGAGGTGGAGTCATGAACACCGGTCCGATCGTCGTCGGCATCGACGGCACCCCCGCGGGCGAACGCGCGCTGCGGTGGGCGATGGACGAGGCGGTGCGGCGGCAGGTCCCGCTGCACGTGGTCAACGCCTACCAGTACGAGCCCCTGGCCGACTGGACGATGTCCACCGAGCAGGACGCCCGCGCCCGCTCGGAGGCGCTGATCGAGGACGCGGTGCGCGCGGCCTCGGTGGGGCGGCTGGAACTGCCGGAGGTCGTGCGGCTGCCGGTGCGCGGTCCGGCCGCCGAGGCGCTGGAGGAACTGGCGCGGGGCGCGGTGATGCTGGTCGTCGCCTCGCACAGCGGGAGCAGGCTCCGGCAGGTGGTGCTGGGCAGCACCAGCGTGCACTGCGTGCGGCACGCCACCGTGCCGGTCGTCGTGCTCCCCGCGGGGGGAGCCGGTCGCGTCGACGAGGCGCTCGTCACCGAGGAGGCCGTGCGATGAGGGTTCGCGACGTGATGACCCGTGACGTGGTCACCGTGACGCCGGAGACGCCCGTGCGCGACGCGTGCGCCCTGCTGGCCGAACGCGGGTTCACCATGCTGCCCGTGGTCGACCGGAGCGGCACGCTGCTCGGGGTCGTCACGGAGGCCGACGCCCTGCGCGACCGGCT
This region of Saccharothrix longispora genomic DNA includes:
- a CDS encoding Acg family FMN-binding oxidoreductase, translated to MDEVFGLTPDEVEGVLRTAAAAPSVHNTQPWRFRLHHDRIELHPDLERALPATDPDQRELRLACGAALFNLRLGLRARGIRPLVTLLPGADAPGALAVVRWGGHRDVDDETRALIRAVPRRRSNRKPFHHAPVPVAHRHALVRAAERERSWLHVVTDRAERAHLQGLVAEAHRLQARDPAIRAELTARTGPRTTDGIPPASAGIRPEPQDEWALRDFHATPRTPGKDYEPDPLLTVLCSFHDGPLHDLHAGQALQRVLLTATTLGLSASFLSQPTEVPHLRHRLRRALGGHLTPQTVLRIGYGTHVPATPRRDVTDLLLEPCSSRS
- a CDS encoding sensor histidine kinase codes for the protein MVDSNHELPHRLLGGLRLDELLDEMRERLTEIGSTRDKMQGLLDAVLAVGAGVELDSTLQRIVQAAVGLVGARYGALGVLGTRENLSEFVYVGIDPEARSRMGHLPEGKGLLGLLIKDPRAIRLHDLSEHPASVGFPANHPPMHSFLGVPVRVRDEVFGNLYMTEKIDGGDFTADDEVVLTALAAAAGVAVENARLFERTRLRERWLEATAEVNSELLGGASRDDALRLIAQRIRELSQATTSLIVLVEDGPQQRLKVAAGVGDQVAGLVGGPFPGTGTFLEQVLSTAAPMLIDDLEGTLGEVTADVGPGVAVPLRTGAAVTGVLLVARDKGGARFGADQVPLLASFADQAAVALEFAENQRARRLVDLLEDRDRIARDLHDHVIQRLFATGMSLQGAVGSIREPRARERVQKAVVQLDETVLEIRTSIFDLQAAEDVPGVRRRLLDLVAELTEDVAVTPTVRMSGTVDNSVPDHVAEHAEAVVREAVSNVVRHARAAGFVLTVEAGDHLTISVVDDGVGMPEQVARSGLRNLEQRAVDLGGTCTAVAEPGGGTRLTWRVPL
- a CDS encoding response regulator transcription factor: MVARVFLVDDHEVVRVGVRELLNSDDDLEVVGEAGSVAEALARVPGSGADVAVLDVRLPDGNGIELCRELRSRLPELKCLMLTSFTDDEALFDAIMAGASGFVLKRIVGHDLQNAVRTVAAGGSLLDARSTAALLDRIRRERDQGDPTRSLTEQERTVFDHIGEGLTNKQIAEKMFLAEKTVKNYVSHLLAKLGLERRTQAAVLATRLRKPAPSNEE
- a CDS encoding CBS domain-containing protein, encoding MRAHDIMTSPVITVTADVPIREAAALAVCHGFTALPVVDGGRLVAIVTEADLLRGRFAADGSADAPVREVMSTPVYGMDPDAPAALLARAMVEHGVRCVPIVEDARLVGVVTRRDLVRALARTDDAIAADVRERLDAYGGPGSWSVSVHDGRVVLRSPFVDERSSRVVAALAEAVPGVMTALVTSEPEVSL
- a CDS encoding universal stress protein, which codes for MIVVGVDGSAPSREALRWTLTRAARTGEAVEATMAWLHEPESAAATATGVHPHAGDHRRRHPARELHAVVEDVRASVPGAPPVSEATVVGDTDAVLLRAARQADLLVIGSRRHHPAEALPGGVAARCLRHAPCPVVVVPPAPRVAGREPRRCGSAARTPEHGQARRGRSKEVGMGTSVKARRRAVATGVAEVTFLWAAVGCVLALVQGLLHMARKRLRLGLVRRTARRG
- a CDS encoding CBS domain-containing protein — encoded protein: MNTADVMTRPVHTVEPTATVRAACALLVDHGFSALPVVGPGGVLVGIVSGSDLLVANLERGAATVAQVMTDSVISAPLTATLSELASAMLGHRLHCLPVVDARGRVVGVVGRGDLLRVLTPDDDVLAGRVNRLLTAYSRTSRWSAEVAGGNVVVAGPFADEAERRVVTALVRTIPGVTGVELRPVVTTDRTD
- a CDS encoding universal stress protein; amino-acid sequence: MDDRIVVGVDGSPSSLTALRWAVDEAKLRGAVVEAVLAWHVEYSMVIGPMSAAVAAGMDRDTLREDSRALLEELVGGTGGDVRAVLAEGDARDVLVRASRDAALLVVGSRGAGPIRGVLLGSVSSYCAHHAHCPVVVIREPGRTAPSEPVEHKPVITPGPLL
- a CDS encoding bifunctional acetate--CoA ligase family protein/GNAT family N-acetyltransferase — its product is MTAPPVDRALLADGSVVALRELGPADADALLALHRGLSPDDRYLRFFGASPRLLEDFVARLTSPDQPGHVVLGAFVAEVLVGAASYALLDGDTAEVALVVAHDRQSHGVGTLMLEHLVSLARARGVRRFRADVLTANAKMLRVFADLGLTWTSTAEYGEVRVDLGLDPGERYLEAVADRELAADVASLRAVLAPSSVVVVGAGRKRSSVGNAVLYNLVFGGYPGTLYAVNPHTDQVLGVASHRSVADLPQAPDLAVVCVPAAAVPQVAEDCGRRGVRALVVITSGVDRDLLLDVVRRHGMRLVGPNCVGVSGTDPDVRMNATFMAGRLTAGDIGVVTQSGGVAIAVVERLRALGLGTTELVSTGDKYDVSGNDLLLWWERDERTRAVVLYLESFGNPRKFSRLARRVAARKPVLAVRAASSEAGQRAAASHTASTATPAVTRDALFRQAGVTAVDGVAELVEVLAALHATPLPAGRRVAVLSNAGGLGVLAADACARHGLTIADLGVDTVDAVRALLPGTASAHNPVDTTAAVDERTFGHCLDLVAADPAVDAVIAVTVPTAVADPAGGVHRTAKTVLAVSGDQDASVSLTADGIAVYADPARAATALAALAERGEWLRRPAPELPEPSGADLAEARAVIAGQEGWLSPDRVVRLLTAFGLPVLGGALVRDAGSAVAAQRSFDAPVALKAVADDLLHKSEGGGVLLDLAGEDAVTRGFEALRDRFGDRLTGVFVQPMARRGRELLVGVVTDPQFGPLVVTGLGGVDTDLLDDRAAALAPLSEADLDDLLHGFRAAPKVFRDHDEAVVRDVLRRVLRLAELLPEVAELDLNPLVLTEDDVIAVDARVHVAPAEPVDPFLRRLRDPRRTP
- a CDS encoding OsmC family protein, with protein sequence MSNATKTAQVSVAFAGGEEYVVAMRGHLVPTDQPPADGGADAGPSPVELLVGSMATCTAFYAGRFLDRHGLPRAGLRVTADYRMGADPQRRVTDVRLDVTVPAGLPESRKTALLAVLQHCTVHNTLRHPPEIIIELDEVES
- a CDS encoding universal stress protein, producing MNTGPIVVGIDGTPAGERALRWAMDEAVRRQVPLHVVNAYQYEPLADWTMSTEQDARARSEALIEDAVRAASVGRLELPEVVRLPVRGPAAEALEELARGAVMLVVASHSGSRLRQVVLGSTSVHCVRHATVPVVVLPAGGAGRVDEALVTEEAVR